Proteins from one Desulfonema limicola genomic window:
- a CDS encoding KAP family P-loop NTPase fold protein: MTEPKIHNDNWTLDDLIGHKDHVKSVANTIEQCDPPYVLGIHGDWGAGKTSFLRKLHLYFAGEGCGYDGAKDNYTNLFGNKCTGKPDIETIWFDAWHYQFETNPVVALLNEIRAHFALSKSFFDKAEKLSYAAIMSLDDLAKKIGASPSKIMAAGEKWEKDHYAQPLPSQMIKDLMEDAISKLLGKKHRLVIFVDDLDRSEKPKISPEDEASETIETIYESIFPDPSDESLFRAAKLIRERAVPEKDELNVYTLRGNDEIKNNT; this comes from the coding sequence ATGACTGAACCAAAAATACACAACGACAACTGGACCCTTGATGATTTAATAGGACACAAAGATCATGTTAAATCAGTTGCAAATACTATTGAGCAGTGCGATCCGCCTTATGTTTTAGGCATTCACGGGGACTGGGGAGCAGGCAAGACAAGTTTTCTGCGCAAGCTTCATTTGTATTTTGCAGGAGAAGGATGCGGGTATGATGGTGCAAAAGATAACTATACAAATTTATTTGGAAATAAGTGTACTGGAAAACCTGACATTGAAACTATCTGGTTTGATGCCTGGCATTACCAGTTTGAAACAAATCCTGTTGTTGCCCTGTTAAATGAAATCCGGGCGCATTTTGCCCTTTCAAAAAGTTTTTTTGATAAAGCTGAAAAGCTTTCCTATGCAGCGATTATGTCCCTTGATGATCTTGCTAAAAAAATAGGTGCCTCCCCGTCTAAAATAATGGCAGCAGGGGAAAAATGGGAAAAAGATCACTATGCCCAGCCCCTTCCTTCCCAGATGATTAAAGACCTTATGGAAGATGCTATTAGCAAGCTGCTTGGCAAAAAACACCGACTGGTTATTTTTGTTGATGATCTTGACAGATCTGAAAAACCAAAGATCAGTCCAGAGGATGAAGCAAGCGAAACCATTGAAACCATTTATGAATCCATATTTCCCGATCCCTCAGATGAAAGCTTGTTTCGTGCTGCAAAATTAATCAGGGAAAGGGCTGTTCCTGAAAAGGATGAGCTTAATGTTTATACGCTCAGGGGGAATGATGAAATCAAAAATAATACCTGA
- a CDS encoding nucleotidyltransferase family protein translates to MINYQLPEKQIAEFCKKNHIRKLSVFGSVLKNNFKPESDIDLLVEFYPEHIPGLIRLSGMETELSKILGRKADIQTLEDISFYFRHDVFNSAKVHYAEG, encoded by the coding sequence ATGATAAACTATCAATTACCTGAAAAACAGATTGCTGAATTCTGCAAAAAAAACCACATACGGAAATTATCTGTATTTGGCTCTGTTTTAAAAAATAATTTCAAGCCTGAAAGCGATATTGACTTGTTGGTTGAATTTTATCCAGAACATATCCCAGGACTTATCCGGCTGTCAGGCATGGAAACAGAATTATCGAAAATTCTGGGAAGAAAAGCTGACATACAAACACTTGAAGACATCAGCTTTTATTTCAGGCATGATGTTTTTAATTCAGCAAAGGTGCATTATGCAGAAGGATGA
- a CDS encoding cobyric acid synthase, giving the protein MKPNTHNKKTPCLAAFGTGSDVGKSIIATALCRFFLNKGFSAAPYKAQNMSNNSGVTPEGLEMGRAQIVQAEACRIPPHVDMNPILLKPTTDVGCQVVLQGQAIANNTAMEYHEKKEKLFSTACESLDRLRSQYDLVIMEGAGSCAEVNLMAHDIVNFRIAEYADAPVILIADIHRGGVFAQIAGTLECLPQDKRDRIAGFIINRFRGDIRLFDDGVKWIEQKTGKQVFGVMPWYNHINIEAEDSVVIESPPAVSPGNFDIPAIAVIRIPHISNFTDFAPLSAIKGINLCFIEKVQDISPFSAVILPGSKNTRFDLDWLNKVGWDKQLRSYADKGGHILGICGGYQLMGSQVHDPYGLEGKPGTTRGLGLIPVETTLKAPKTTTRSRFAWQGVEGTGYEIHMGRTERMGGSPMLTVLEQNGQPPENSLDGCISENSRIMATYMHGLFDTPGITRLWLDCIGLKHIKTSGISGLASRDLEYDLLARHFEDHINTEAIIKLIQRP; this is encoded by the coding sequence TTGAAACCAAATACCCATAACAAAAAAACCCCCTGCCTGGCCGCATTCGGCACAGGCTCAGATGTGGGAAAAAGTATAATTGCCACGGCTTTGTGCCGTTTTTTTCTTAACAAAGGATTTTCTGCTGCACCTTACAAGGCACAAAACATGTCCAACAACTCAGGGGTAACTCCTGAAGGCTTGGAAATGGGGCGTGCCCAGATTGTTCAGGCTGAAGCGTGCCGGATTCCTCCCCATGTGGACATGAACCCTATTCTGCTAAAACCTACAACCGATGTAGGCTGCCAGGTAGTTCTTCAGGGCCAGGCCATTGCCAATAACACGGCTATGGAATATCATGAAAAAAAGGAAAAGCTTTTTTCCACTGCATGTGAATCCCTTGACCGTCTCAGGAGCCAATACGACCTGGTTATCATGGAAGGGGCAGGTTCGTGTGCCGAGGTCAACCTCATGGCTCATGATATTGTCAATTTCCGTATAGCTGAATATGCTGATGCACCGGTTATTCTTATTGCAGACATTCACCGGGGCGGGGTTTTTGCCCAGATAGCGGGAACTCTGGAATGCCTTCCCCAGGACAAGAGAGACCGGATTGCCGGATTTATAATCAACCGGTTCAGAGGAGACATCCGCCTGTTTGATGACGGGGTTAAATGGATTGAGCAGAAAACCGGAAAACAGGTTTTCGGTGTTATGCCCTGGTATAATCATATAAACATTGAAGCTGAAGACTCGGTGGTTATTGAAAGCCCTCCTGCGGTTTCTCCTGGAAATTTTGATATACCGGCAATTGCTGTTATCCGTATTCCCCATATCTCCAATTTCACGGATTTTGCCCCCCTGTCTGCCATTAAAGGCATTAACCTTTGTTTTATTGAAAAAGTGCAGGATATTTCTCCTTTTTCAGCAGTTATCCTCCCAGGATCAAAAAATACCAGATTTGACCTGGACTGGCTCAATAAAGTTGGATGGGATAAGCAGTTAAGGAGTTATGCAGATAAAGGCGGCCATATCCTGGGTATCTGCGGGGGGTATCAATTAATGGGCAGCCAGGTTCACGACCCTTACGGCCTGGAAGGAAAGCCAGGCACTACCAGAGGACTTGGCCTGATTCCAGTGGAAACCACATTAAAGGCTCCAAAAACTACCACCCGTTCAAGATTTGCCTGGCAGGGAGTTGAAGGCACAGGCTATGAAATTCACATGGGCCGGACTGAACGCATGGGAGGAAGCCCCATGCTTACTGTATTAGAACAAAACGGACAACCGCCTGAAAACAGCCTGGACGGGTGCATATCTGAAAACAGCAGAATTATGGCTACTTATATGCACGGCCTTTTTGATACTCCAGGCATAACCAGGCTATGGCTGGACTGCATTGGACTGAAACATATAAAAACCTCCGGTATTTCAGGCCTGGCATCAAGAGACCTGGAATATGACCTTCTTGCCCGGCATTTTGAAGATCATATTAACACAGAGGCCATAATAAAATTAATCCAAAGGCCATAA
- a CDS encoding cobalt-precorrin 5A hydrolase, which yields MQCPGKQNKTAIWTITPKAEKLAAELAAQLPLADIFTSKSLKQSLPQVFHEYQAHIFIMSTGIAVRMIAPHIRDKTTDPAVVVMDELGLHAISLVSGHLGGANALALELAHITGADPVITTATDLNKVPAIDLIAKENNLFIENPSAIKYISMALLTGQKIWIHDPHDFIKLEPALISPLTHDIPGIYVDDILSDLPPKTLILRPKSLAAGIGCNRNTGAEEIKALLLETMDKYMLSINSLKTIASVDIKNDEPGLISLAEDLGIPLIFFDRQALKDVINIENPSKMVEKHIGIQSVCEAAAILAAGSGKLIVPKQKTKNATLAVARISRALP from the coding sequence ATGCAATGCCCGGGAAAACAAAATAAAACTGCCATATGGACAATAACCCCAAAGGCTGAAAAACTGGCAGCAGAGCTAGCAGCACAACTCCCCCTGGCAGATATTTTTACTTCAAAATCACTAAAACAGTCTCTTCCCCAGGTTTTCCATGAGTACCAGGCACATATTTTCATTATGTCAACAGGCATTGCAGTAAGAATGATAGCTCCTCATATCAGGGATAAAACCACAGACCCGGCAGTAGTAGTAATGGACGAGCTTGGCCTTCACGCCATAAGCCTGGTTTCAGGTCACCTGGGAGGAGCCAATGCCCTGGCTCTTGAACTTGCACACATAACCGGGGCAGACCCGGTTATCACCACAGCCACAGACCTTAACAAGGTTCCAGCCATTGACCTTATTGCAAAGGAAAATAATCTTTTCATAGAAAACCCGTCTGCAATTAAATATATAAGCATGGCCCTTTTGACCGGGCAGAAAATATGGATTCATGATCCTCATGATTTTATTAAACTGGAACCTGCCCTGATTTCACCTTTGACCCATGATATTCCTGGAATTTATGTTGACGACATATTGTCTGACCTGCCTCCAAAAACATTAATCCTGCGCCCAAAATCCCTGGCAGCAGGAATTGGATGCAACAGAAATACAGGTGCAGAGGAAATAAAGGCGCTTTTACTGGAAACTATGGATAAATACATGCTTTCCATAAACAGCCTGAAAACCATTGCGAGCGTGGATATAAAAAATGATGAACCAGGGCTTATTTCACTTGCAGAAGACCTGGGTATTCCATTAATTTTTTTTGACAGACAGGCGCTCAAAGATGTAATAAACATAGAAAACCCGTCAAAAATGGTGGAAAAACATATAGGAATTCAAAGTGTATGCGAAGCAGCAGCCATTCTTGCAGCAGGCAGCGGGAAACTGATTGTGCCAAAACAAAAGACAAAAAATGCAACTTTGGCAGTTGCAAGGATAAGCAGGGCGTTGCCCTGA
- a CDS encoding carboxymuconolactone decarboxylase family protein: protein MSKSISEKTRETAALYFKDVKDEKPYALWQAFDKELAKDLSMFITGQMYAREKIPHTTRQLVSVAALTALSRPDELKLHIQAALNVGCKPKEISEVIFQTAVYAGVPAVNTALKVLKAVLEEKGLWPLD, encoded by the coding sequence TTGAGCAAATCCATATCTGAAAAAACCAGGGAAACAGCCGCGCTTTATTTCAAGGATGTAAAAGATGAAAAACCCTATGCTCTCTGGCAGGCATTTGACAAGGAGCTTGCAAAAGACCTTTCCATGTTTATCACAGGTCAGATGTATGCCAGGGAAAAAATACCTCATACAACCCGTCAGCTTGTAAGTGTTGCGGCTCTGACAGCCTTGTCAAGACCTGATGAATTAAAGCTTCACATTCAGGCTGCTTTAAATGTCGGATGTAAACCAAAAGAAATATCCGAGGTAATTTTTCAAACAGCAGTTTATGCAGGTGTGCCTGCAGTAAATACGGCATTAAAAGTGTTAAAAGCTGTTCTTGAAGAAAAAGGCTTATGGCCTTTGGATTAA
- a CDS encoding DUF86 domain-containing protein, whose protein sequence is MQKDDNIRILHMLDSAKEAVGFVNNINRAALDKDRKLVLALVKSIEIVGEAAARISDETCKKYPQIPWQNIVGMRNRLVHGYFAINLDILWKTTIEDLPPLIIELKKIVSMFDNNKDKNRKY, encoded by the coding sequence ATGCAGAAGGATGATAATATACGAATTCTTCATATGCTTGATTCTGCAAAAGAAGCTGTTGGATTTGTAAATAATATCAATAGAGCAGCTCTTGATAAAGATAGAAAACTAGTGCTGGCTCTTGTCAAATCCATTGAAATAGTAGGAGAAGCTGCTGCCAGAATATCAGATGAAACCTGTAAAAAATATCCGCAGATTCCATGGCAAAATATTGTTGGTATGCGAAATCGACTGGTTCACGGCTATTTTGCAATCAACCTTGATATTTTATGGAAAACAACAATTGAAGACCTTCCCCCTTTAATAATTGAGCTGAAAAAAATTGTTTCCATGTTTGATAATAACAAGGATAAAAATAGGAAATATTAA
- a CDS encoding NACHT domain-containing protein: protein MKSKIIPEIFITGKEPAPSKQDFINPFNDRKWLAYFEKLLPRFKYARILGLPHLKDIPDVLLERLYVPVYMGTDYVTGEKAEDAERNSIQDILINSRRHVILGDPGSGKSTLINYLSTLFASRRNHILAEHLGWMIPLPFVLRDYSISEKMGFDDLLKQFQEQTLWDSENGPGEKELENVLQLGQGLIMLDGLDEIGDIEKRKKLRSAVFEGIKKYPFCIWILTSRITGYEDAAFHAKPDEILPQIQSLLYMLPFNASQRKSFIEKWYMVRETDKETREQNISSLVKTVENSPDIKKLERNPNILTMICLVYRVYAKLPSGRVKLYDKITEAYLESIDEFRGIRDSAASMKQHISWLSALAYDMQKKRSEKKAEESEILVKDSDVKKFMEQSLGKDHDIDKELSFIARRPGLLLPRKPGYYNFVHLSFQEYFAALYLYEGLMSFDRRDETIEEIAGLSKKIVWHECLVLLFEKIAEHEKASDILFERIFESQKEISMEQALLAGQLLGDLHSGLSREKRDSASNIVLNQAYKKFNDDLLKCVNSLPKEIWEKYFLPAIENRLKNAGETKMLNAKPGEFAKVIDEFAKQGDTTVAVE from the coding sequence ATGAAATCAAAAATAATACCTGAAATCTTCATTACCGGAAAAGAACCAGCCCCTTCAAAACAGGATTTTATAAATCCCTTTAATGATAGAAAATGGCTGGCATATTTTGAAAAACTCCTGCCCCGTTTTAAATATGCCCGTATTCTTGGGCTTCCACATTTAAAGGATATTCCTGATGTATTGCTGGAACGTCTTTATGTGCCTGTTTATATGGGAACAGATTATGTTACAGGTGAAAAGGCTGAAGATGCAGAGCGCAATTCCATACAGGATATTTTAATAAATTCAAGGCGGCATGTAATTTTAGGGGATCCGGGATCAGGAAAATCAACCCTTATTAATTATCTGTCAACCTTGTTTGCATCACGCAGAAACCATATTCTTGCAGAACATCTCGGCTGGATGATTCCCCTGCCTTTTGTGCTTAGGGATTATTCAATTTCTGAAAAAATGGGCTTTGATGATCTTTTAAAACAGTTCCAGGAGCAGACCCTTTGGGACAGTGAAAATGGTCCTGGTGAAAAGGAACTGGAAAATGTTTTGCAGCTTGGGCAGGGTTTGATCATGCTGGACGGGCTTGATGAAATCGGCGATATTGAAAAAAGAAAGAAGCTCCGCAGTGCTGTTTTTGAAGGTATAAAAAAATATCCTTTTTGTATATGGATTCTTACCAGCAGGATTACAGGCTATGAAGATGCTGCTTTTCATGCCAAACCTGATGAAATCCTGCCTCAAATTCAAAGCCTGCTTTATATGCTGCCCTTTAATGCCAGCCAGAGAAAAAGTTTTATTGAAAAATGGTACATGGTCAGGGAAACTGACAAAGAGACACGGGAACAAAACATAAGCTCCCTGGTAAAAACTGTTGAAAATTCCCCTGATATAAAAAAACTGGAGCGAAACCCAAACATTCTAACCATGATCTGCCTGGTTTACAGGGTATATGCAAAACTGCCTTCGGGCAGGGTAAAGCTTTATGACAAGATTACAGAGGCTTATTTAGAATCCATAGACGAGTTCCGGGGAATCAGGGACAGCGCTGCATCAATGAAACAGCATATATCCTGGCTGTCTGCCTTAGCTTATGACATGCAGAAAAAAAGGAGTGAAAAAAAGGCAGAGGAATCCGAGATATTAGTCAAGGATTCTGATGTTAAGAAATTCATGGAACAGTCTCTTGGAAAAGATCATGATATAGACAAAGAACTGTCCTTTATTGCAAGGCGTCCAGGTCTCCTGCTGCCCAGGAAGCCGGGGTATTATAATTTTGTCCATCTTTCATTCCAGGAATATTTTGCAGCACTTTATTTGTATGAAGGTTTAATGAGCTTTGACCGCCGGGATGAAACCATAGAAGAAATTGCAGGGCTTTCAAAAAAAATTGTGTGGCATGAATGCCTGGTACTTTTATTTGAAAAAATTGCAGAACATGAAAAAGCATCAGATATTTTGTTTGAAAGGATTTTTGAATCACAGAAAGAAATTTCAATGGAGCAGGCGCTTTTAGCAGGTCAACTTCTTGGTGATCTGCATTCAGGTTTGAGCAGAGAAAAAAGGGATTCAGCTTCAAATATTGTTCTTAATCAGGCATATAAAAAATTTAATGATGATCTTTTAAAATGCGTAAACAGCCTGCCAAAGGAAATATGGGAAAAATATTTTCTGCCTGCTATTGAAAACCGGCTGAAAAATGCAGGTGAAACAAAGATGCTGAATGCAAAACCAGGTGAATTTGCAAAGGTTATTGATGAATTTGCAAAGCAGGGCGATACAACTGTGGCAGTTGAATAA
- the cobJ gene encoding precorrin-3B C(17)-methyltransferase, with amino-acid sequence MESSRDFCSTQDNNKLYVAGIGPGGMGYLCRRAVEVLQQADTIAGYTTYIDLIKPLIKEKNIIQTAMKKEVERVEAAIDTALSGRSCVIVSSGDPGIYAMAGLVFEMCRKKNIAVTADCKTDKHALQIEIIPGIPALASGASLLGAPLTHDFAAISLSDLLTPWELIEKRINAAAEADFVIVIYNPKSKKRSGHLEKAQKIILKYRDKNTPAGIVTGAMRENQHIQLTTLENLHTAEVDMQTTVFIGNSTTFDYQGFMVTPRGYARKYNL; translated from the coding sequence ATGGAAAGCAGCAGAGATTTTTGCAGCACACAGGATAACAACAAACTTTATGTTGCAGGCATAGGACCCGGGGGCATGGGCTACCTGTGCCGGCGGGCAGTTGAAGTTTTGCAGCAGGCAGATACAATAGCTGGATACACAACCTATATTGATCTTATAAAACCCCTTATCAAAGAAAAAAACATAATCCAGACAGCCATGAAAAAAGAAGTGGAAAGGGTGGAGGCTGCTATTGACACTGCACTTTCAGGCAGATCATGTGTTATTGTTTCAAGCGGTGATCCAGGGATTTATGCAATGGCGGGACTGGTTTTTGAAATGTGCCGGAAAAAAAACATTGCAGTAACAGCAGACTGCAAAACAGATAAACATGCCCTTCAAATTGAAATAATTCCTGGAATACCGGCACTTGCATCAGGAGCATCTCTTCTTGGCGCTCCACTTACCCATGATTTTGCAGCCATAAGTTTAAGCGACCTCCTGACTCCCTGGGAACTTATAGAAAAACGAATCAATGCAGCAGCAGAGGCTGATTTTGTCATTGTAATCTATAATCCTAAAAGCAAAAAAAGAAGCGGACACCTTGAAAAAGCACAAAAAATAATATTAAAATACAGGGACAAAAATACACCAGCAGGCATTGTAACCGGAGCCATGAGGGAAAATCAGCACATCCAGCTCACAACCCTTGAAAACCTTCACACTGCTGAAGTGGATATGCAGACAACGGTATTTATCGGCAACAGCACAACATTTGATTACCAGGGATTTATGGTTACGCCAAGAGGATATGCCAGAAAGTATAATCTTTAA
- a CDS encoding peptidase U32 family protein — MQNTSKIELLAPAGNFEKLEIAVHYGADAVYLAGRDFSLRNFSGNFTIDEMEKAIALAHENNVKVYVACNIYPRNHEQDAITQYLHQLKEIRPDALIIADPGIFIQAKKTVPGIPVHISTQSNTTNYKTALFWKELGAVRINTARELPLNEIKEISEKSGMEIEAFVHGAMCISYSGRCLLSSFMTKRDSNRGLCSHPCRYNYTVMEEKRPGQYYPLMEDDRGSYVFNSRDLCMVEHIQAMIDAGIDSLKIEGRMKGINYLGTAVKVYREAIDAFYNNPGDFTVNKEWIQELGKISYREYCTGFYFGDPEQVIPNYNLCVYSTEHIFAGKIIKSLSENRFMVDVRNKLCKGDTIEILSPALPLVSDTILEITDKDGIPVQAAQPNTAAVILINSKCSPNDLIRKFQALK; from the coding sequence ATGCAGAATACCTCAAAAATTGAACTCCTTGCCCCGGCCGGTAATTTTGAAAAACTGGAAATTGCAGTCCATTATGGGGCTGATGCAGTATATCTGGCTGGCAGGGATTTCAGCCTGAGAAACTTTTCAGGCAATTTTACTATTGATGAGATGGAAAAAGCCATAGCTCTTGCCCATGAAAACAATGTAAAGGTTTATGTTGCCTGCAATATATACCCCCGCAATCATGAGCAGGATGCAATAACGCAGTATCTTCATCAGCTTAAAGAAATCAGGCCTGATGCCCTGATAATTGCTGATCCCGGTATATTTATCCAGGCAAAAAAAACAGTTCCTGGAATACCGGTACATATCAGCACCCAGTCCAATACAACCAACTATAAAACAGCCCTGTTCTGGAAAGAACTGGGCGCTGTGCGCATTAATACTGCAAGGGAGCTGCCTTTAAATGAAATTAAAGAAATTTCAGAAAAATCAGGCATGGAGATTGAAGCCTTTGTTCACGGGGCCATGTGCATATCATATTCAGGAAGGTGCCTTTTAAGCAGTTTTATGACAAAACGCGACAGCAACAGGGGCCTTTGCAGCCATCCCTGCCGTTATAATTATACAGTTATGGAGGAAAAAAGACCAGGCCAGTATTATCCACTTATGGAAGATGACAGGGGTTCATATGTGTTTAATTCAAGGGATTTATGTATGGTTGAACATATCCAGGCCATGATAGATGCGGGCATTGATTCCCTGAAAATAGAAGGACGCATGAAAGGCATAAATTACCTGGGAACAGCAGTTAAGGTTTACAGGGAAGCCATTGATGCGTTTTATAACAATCCTGGAGATTTTACCGTAAATAAGGAATGGATTCAAGAGCTTGGAAAGATCAGTTACAGGGAATACTGTACAGGGTTTTATTTTGGAGACCCTGAGCAGGTAATACCAAATTATAATCTGTGCGTTTATTCCACAGAGCATATTTTTGCAGGTAAAATTATAAAATCACTTTCTGAAAACAGGTTCATGGTTGATGTAAGGAATAAATTATGTAAAGGCGATACCATTGAAATCCTGTCCCCTGCCCTGCCCCTGGTATCAGATACTATTTTGGAAATTACAGATAAAGACGGAATCCCAGTACAGGCTGCACAGCCAAATACTGCTGCTGTTATCCTTATAAATTCAAAATGCTCTCCCAATGATCTTATAAGAAAATTCCAGGCATTAAAATAA
- the acd gene encoding glutaryl-CoA dehydrogenase Acd → MDFNLSKELQMLQKAVREFAQKKIAPNADQWDAESYFPYKEVIRPMGELGFFSTVIPEEYGGEGMDEGWLAAMIVTEEIARASSAVRVQVNMEVLGCAYTIFTYGNEDMKKKYVEKLCTAEYLGGFGITESDAGSDVMAMSSTAEDKGDYWLLNGSKTWISNAANADVLIYYAYTDKAAGSKGLSAFVIEMKKYKGITTSNLEKLGSHCSPTGEIFLDNVKVPKENILGNPGDGAKIVFSSLNHTRLSAAAGAVGLAQACLDSATKYCNERKQFGKPIGQFQMNQDMLAQMAAEIEAARLLVYKAAAGKDGGRLNNGLDVAMAKYFAGETVSKCANYAMRILGAYGYSTEYPVARYYRDAPTYYMVEGSANICKMIIAMDQLGLRKANR, encoded by the coding sequence ATGGATTTTAATCTGTCAAAAGAACTGCAGATGCTTCAAAAAGCTGTCCGGGAATTTGCACAGAAAAAGATTGCACCCAATGCAGATCAATGGGATGCTGAAAGCTATTTTCCTTATAAAGAGGTTATCCGGCCTATGGGTGAACTGGGATTTTTCAGTACTGTTATTCCTGAAGAATATGGCGGAGAAGGCATGGATGAAGGCTGGCTTGCTGCAATGATTGTAACAGAAGAAATTGCACGGGCATCCAGTGCTGTCCGGGTCCAGGTGAATATGGAGGTTCTGGGCTGTGCTTATACTATCTTTACCTATGGTAATGAAGATATGAAAAAAAAGTATGTTGAAAAGCTTTGTACTGCAGAATATCTGGGCGGATTCGGGATTACTGAATCAGATGCAGGTTCTGATGTAATGGCTATGTCGTCAACAGCCGAGGATAAAGGGGACTACTGGCTCTTAAACGGTTCCAAAACCTGGATATCCAATGCTGCCAATGCTGATGTGCTGATTTATTATGCTTATACAGATAAAGCCGCAGGCAGCAAGGGACTTTCAGCCTTTGTGATTGAAATGAAAAAATATAAAGGTATTACAACCTCAAACCTGGAGAAACTGGGTTCCCATTGTTCTCCAACAGGAGAGATATTCCTGGATAATGTAAAGGTTCCAAAAGAAAATATACTGGGAAATCCAGGAGACGGGGCAAAGATTGTTTTCAGTTCCTTAAATCATACACGCTTGTCAGCAGCAGCAGGGGCAGTGGGGCTGGCACAGGCCTGTCTGGATTCTGCAACAAAATACTGCAATGAGCGGAAACAGTTTGGCAAACCCATAGGTCAGTTCCAGATGAACCAGGATATGCTTGCCCAGATGGCAGCAGAGATTGAAGCTGCAAGACTCCTGGTTTACAAGGCTGCTGCTGGAAAAGACGGGGGCAGGCTGAACAATGGTCTGGATGTGGCAATGGCAAAATACTTTGCAGGGGAAACAGTTTCCAAATGCGCCAATTATGCCATGAGAATACTGGGAGCTTATGGTTATTCAACAGAATATCCTGTGGCCCGCTATTATCGGGATGCACCTACTTATTATATGGTGGAAGGTTCGGCCAATATCTGCAAGATGATTATTGCCATGGACCAGCTTGGGCTGAGGAAAGCTAATCGTTAG
- the rfbD gene encoding dTDP-4-dehydrorhamnose reductase: protein MKILVIGSKGQLGHELVNHCKNSGIKVSGFDLPEIDISSRDQVEKIISDTAPSLVINAAAYTLVDKAESDEITAYAVNKTGPGNIAESCRKTGIPLIHISTDFVFDGKKNNPYLESDKVSPLSVYGKSKAAGDDAVRDILNQHIIIRTSWLYGVYGNNFVKTMIRLGKERDELNVVADQYGCPTCAADLARAVLSTAAHIHDKKETIWGTYHYCGKGITSWHGFTEAILEYAGQHIPLKTKKVNAITTAEYPTPAKRPSYSALDCTRIQENFGISQESWKESLKKTIDKIISADKG from the coding sequence ATGAAGATACTTGTAATTGGTTCAAAGGGCCAGCTTGGGCATGAACTTGTAAACCATTGTAAAAATTCAGGAATAAAGGTATCCGGGTTTGATCTGCCTGAGATAGATATAAGCAGCAGGGATCAGGTTGAAAAAATTATTTCAGATACTGCGCCCTCCCTTGTTATTAATGCTGCGGCATATACACTTGTTGACAAGGCTGAAAGCGATGAAATTACAGCTTATGCAGTTAATAAAACCGGGCCTGGAAATATTGCTGAATCATGCAGAAAAACTGGCATTCCCCTGATTCACATTTCAACGGATTTTGTTTTTGACGGTAAAAAAAATAATCCTTACCTTGAATCAGACAAGGTTTCTCCTTTAAGTGTTTACGGGAAAAGCAAGGCAGCAGGAGATGATGCTGTAAGAGATATTTTAAATCAGCATATTATAATCAGGACATCCTGGCTTTACGGGGTTTACGGCAATAATTTTGTAAAAACTATGATAAGGCTGGGAAAAGAAAGGGATGAGCTTAATGTGGTGGCAGACCAGTACGGGTGTCCAACCTGTGCGGCTGATCTTGCCCGGGCAGTTCTTTCCACAGCAGCACATATTCATGATAAAAAGGAAACCATTTGGGGAACATACCACTATTGCGGCAAAGGAATAACCTCCTGGCACGGTTTTACAGAAGCTATACTTGAATATGCAGGGCAGCACATCCCCTTAAAAACAAAAAAAGTAAATGCCATTACCACGGCAGAATATCCCACACCTGCAAAAAGACCGTCCTATTCAGCACTTGACTGCACCAGGATACAAGAAAATTTTGGAATTTCCCAGGAATCCTGGAAAGAGAGTTTAAAGAAAACTATTGATAAAATTATCTCAGCAGATAAAGGATAA